One genomic window of Augochlora pura isolate Apur16 chromosome 5, APUR_v2.2.1, whole genome shotgun sequence includes the following:
- the LOC144469738 gene encoding uncharacterized protein LOC144469738 isoform X2 codes for MAEWDQTKFDDEKLARSNETIDLEGIGDDHHDTESRNQLNNGRIGRRKRDQESLIEKRRPSSTVSQESPPETKHRRASDAASTVRNFISKDDFPKREFWTSDSDQMIILFKEQCPQSPSNQGFANDAAIEKLEDAEGQKCLEKTYNGYDDPGARIREEARQELRKLSQFSVKGKRQPPVIVQRANVSGSQRRKNVATVQGSISPTRILSSKDCLSPEKSTDKSTEKLANGDSRRYEKQQHRVQFNKNSKKRSSRDDDSQTSSSISTSADISNSDDDPSQGQLCECTPPDGGWGWVVVVAAFIVNLIGDGVTFSFGVIYVEFLNYFDEGKFKTAWIGSIFMAMPLLCGPVASFLTDRYGCRRVCIAGSILATTGFVITSYANSMAVLVFTFSILPGFGLSLCFVTAVVIVAYYFDKNRSLATGLSGCGSGIGTFICAPLTQYLLDEYGWRGTTLILAGLFLQLAVCGCLMRDPEWKTSRAKAKTTEERRRNREKKRSRMQSSSVDSFSANCSSNTLATVAKLRLQEEGDEEKLFSSLHSLPTFVKAGEKVPFEVFELLSTRKNVYKVLVQNYPNMLTSSRRFSDSGALRDQLGAAPARLTAASAPGPLSELETAENAKDEVSLNDDDDDDDDDRIIGSQTDAASRSWSKKTGSDSGRDTVLRRSSTIEHSRRMTDSFLKDIKIHRHSLTYRCTMLNMNRLRASSCPDIYRNSMTTVTKTKLVWCAGLWDLLLYMLDFSHFADSRFLLFAISNFLLHTWYDVPYVYLTDNAIEMGFNETDASNLISVIGITNTVGEDGCTISQGNTIYLFTWLVSVSH; via the exons GAGCACGGTTTCGCAGGAGAGCCCGCCGGAGACGAAACACCGGAGAGCTAGTGACGCCGCGTCGACCGTTCGTAATTTCATATCGAAGGATGACTTCCCGAAGAGAGAGTTCTGGACGAGCGACTCGGATCAAATGATCATTCTGTTCAAGGAACAGTGTCCGCAGTCGCCGAGCAATCAGGGTTTCGCGAACGACGCAGCGATCGAAAAGTTGGAGGACGCGGAAGGCCAAAAGTGTCTGGAGAAAACGTACAACGGCTACGACGATCCCGGCGCCAGGATACGGGAAGAGGCCAGACAGGAGTTGAGGAAACTCTCGCAATTCTCGGTGAAAGGTAAAAGACAACCGCCGGTGATCGTGCAGAGGGCGAACGTGTCCGGTTCCCAGAGACGCAAGAACGTCGCGACAGTGCAGGGTTCGATCTCTCCTACGAGGATCTTGTCGAGCAAGGATTGCCTGTCGCCCGAGAAGAGCACCGACAAGAGCACCGAGAAGCTCGCGAATGGTGATTCGCGCAGGTATGAGAAGCAACAGCATCGCGTGCAGTTCAACAAGAACTCGAAGAAGCGATcctcgcgcgacgacgactcCCAAACCTCCTCTTCGATATCCACGTCGGCGGACATCAGTAATTCCGACGACGACCCGAGCCAGGGCCAGCTGTGCGAGTGCACGCCGCCCGACGGAGGCTGGGGCTGGGTGGTCGTCGTGGCGGCTTTTATAGTCAACCTGATAGGGGACGGGGTCACGTTCTCTTTCGGAGTGATTTACGTCGAGTTCTTAAACTACTTCGACGAGGGCAAATTCAAGACCGCCTGGATCGGCAGCATATTCATGGCGATGCCGTTGCTGTGCGGCCCAGTGGCTAGCTTTTTGACAGACAGGTACGGCTGCCGACGGGTCTGCATCGCGGGCAGCATTCTGGCGACGACCGGCTTCGTGATCACGTCTTACGCGAACTCGATGGCGGTACTGGTCTTCACTTTCAGCATCCTGCCCGGCTTCGGGCTGTCCCTTTGCTTCGTGACGGCCGTGGTGATCGTCGCTTACTACTTCGACAAGAACAGGTCGTTGGCGACCGGTCTGTCCGGATGCGGCAGCGGCATCGGGACGTTCATATGCGCCCCGTTGACGCAGTATCTGCTCGACGAGTACGGCTGGCGGGGAACCACGCTGATCCTGGCTGGCCTGTTCCTGCAACTGGCCGTGTGCGGCTGCTTGATGAGGGATCCGGAATGGAAAACGTCCAGAGCGAAAGCCAAGACGACCGAGGAGAGAAGGAGGAACcgggagaagaagagaagtaGGATGCAAAGCTCCAGCGTCGACTCGTTTTCCGCAAACTGTTCCTCGAACACGCTGGCCACTGTGGCGAAGCTGCGGCTACAGGAGGAGGGGGACGAGGAGAAGCTGTTCTCCAGCCTGCACAGCCTGCCGACGTTCGTCAAGGCTGGCGAGAAGGTGCCCTTCGAGGTGTTCGAGCTCCTGAGCACTAGGAAGAACGTTTACAAAGTGCTGGTTCAAAATTATCCGAACATGCTGACGTCCTCGCGGCGTTTCAGCGACTCCGGAGCGCTCCGCGATCAGCTCGGCGCAGCGCCGGCGAGGCTAACGGCCGCGTCGGCGCCCGGTCCGCTGTCGGAGCTCGAAACCGCCGAAAACGCGAAGGACGAGGTATCGttgaacgacgacgacgacgacgacgacgacgatcggaTAATCGGGTCGCAGACcgacgccgcgtcgcgttccTGGTCGAAGAAGACCGGTTCGGACAGTGGTCGGGACACCGTCCTGAGGAGATCCAGCACCATCGAACACTCGAGGAGAATGACCGACAGCTTTTTGAAGGACATCAAAATCCATAGGCACAGCCTGACTTACAGGTGCACCATGTTGAACATGAATCGGCTGAGAGCGTCCAGTTGCCCGGACATCTATAGGAACTCGATGACCACTGTCACGAAGACGAAGCTCGTGTGGTGCGCCGGTTTGTGGGACCTTCTCCTCTACATGCTCGACTTCTCGCATTTTGCAGACTCGCGTTTCCTGCTGTTCGCCATCAGTAATTTCTTACTCCATACTTGGTACGACGTACCTTACGTCTACCTGACGGATAACGCGATCGAGATGGGATTCAACGAAACCGATGCCTCCAACCTAATATCGGTTATTGGAATTACCAATACGGTCGGCGAG GATGGCTGTACGATATCACAGGGAAATACGATTTATCTTTTTACTTGGCTGGTTTCTGTATCGCACTGA
- the LOC144469739 gene encoding ATP-dependent DNA helicase Q1, whose amino-acid sequence MTASNSKCIITIDEDEYIATEQDEIAAIDYELKQIDSEIQKLEDRKKILSERKEKLRDDALLKKSLCLSSKDWNKETFSWSKDLKKALKDVFKIEKLRELQLSTMNVTMSKEDVILVMPTGGGKSLCYQLPAVISKGITIVVSPLISLMEDQLHGLRKVNVNAMMLSAKNNKDNVKTIMNALVDVKSNIKLIYITPEYMAKSNRFMNKLQKAYKLNRLERFAIDEVHCCSQWGHDFRPDYKFLGILKSMFPGIPILGLTATAPAKIIVDVQKILDIQGCLVLRATFNRPNLFYEVRRKPTDKDTCLAMIENLLKNRFKDKSGIIYTTTIKDAEQLTTDLRALDIKVGCYHAMLEADYRSEVYSKWISGKYQAVVATIAFGLGIDKPDVRFVIHHCISKSMENFYQESGRAGRDGKNSACIVLYRLLDIFKLSTMVFQDKVGLQNLYKVLAYCLDQTSCRRSLIATHFEETWNKKDCAEMCDHCRKPTERKEMNIAPYCRQLYQILTKAVQSDTRLTALKLVDAWYGKGASTLRVSSVPIPKFTRQSGEAIVGHLLVNGYLQEDFHFTSYSTISYLKRGAKAALALDNNHEILFKYSIQ is encoded by the exons atgacTGCAAGCAATTCAAAATGCATTATAACAATAGATGAGGATGAATACATAG CTACCGAACAAGATGAAATTGCTGCTATTGATTATGAATTAAAGCAAATTGACTCTGAAATACAAAAACTTgaagatagaaagaaaattttaagcGAGCGTAAAGAAAAGTTACGGGATGATGCGCTTTTAAAGAAAAGTTTATGTTTATCGAGTAAAGATTGGAACAAAGAGACTTTCAGTTGGTCTAAAGATTTAAAGAAGGCTTTGAaggatgtttttaaaattgagaaattaagaGAATTGCAATTGTCGACTATGAATGTAACCATGTCAAAAGAAGATGTAATTTTAGTTATGCCTACAGGTGGTGGTAAAAGTTTGTGTTATCAGTTACCTGCTGTCATCAGCAAGGGTATCACCATAGTGGTTTCTCCGTTGATATCGTTAATGGAAGACCAGTTACATGGTTTAAGAAAAGTTAATGTGAATGCTATGATGTTGAGTGCAAAGAATAATAAAGACAATGTAAAAACCATAATGAATGCGCTTGTAGATGTGAAATccaatatcaaattaatttacattacaCCAGAGTACATGGCAAAGTCTAATCGCTTCATgaacaaattacaaaaagCTTACAAACTCAATCGATTGGAACGTTTTGCAATAGACGAAGTTCATTGTTGCAGTCAATGGGGACACGACTTTAGACcagattataaatttttaggaattttgAAATCTATGTTTCCAGGAATACCAATTCTTGGGTTAACTGCCACTGCTCCAGCAAAGATTATCGTGGATGTTCAAAAAATCTTAGATATTCAAGGCTGTTTAGTTTTAAGGGCTACATTCAACAGACCTAATCTATTTTATGAAGTTCGGCGTAAACCAACAGATAAAGATACTTGTTTAGCTatgatagaaaatttattgaaaaacagATTTAAGGACAAGTctggaattatttatacgaCTACCATAAAGGATGCGGAACAATTAACAACCGATTTGAGAGCATTAGATATAAAAGTTGGATGTTATCATGCGATGCTAGAGGCAGACTATAGATCAGAAGTTTATTCCAAGTGGATATCTGGTAAATATCAAGCTGTAGTTGCTACTATTGCCTTTGGATTAGGTATTGACAAGCCAGATGTACGCTTTGTAATTCATCATTGTATCTCAAAATCAATGGAGAATTTTTATCAGGAGAGTGGGCGTGCTGGTAGAGATGGAAAAAATTCAgcttgtattgtattatatagacttctagatatatttaaattaagcaCAATGGTATTCCAAGATAAAGTCGGTTTGCAGAATTTATACAAGGTATTGGCGTATTGTTTAGATCAAACTTCGTGCAGACGCAGTTTAATTGCGACACATTTTGAAGAAACTTGGAACAAAAAAGACTGTGCCGAAATGTGCGATCATTGTAGAAAACCTACCGAGAggaaagaaatgaatattgcTCCATACTGTAGACAGTTGTATCAAATATTGACAAAAGCAGTGCAGAGCGACACAAGATTGACTGCCTTAAAACTTGTAGATGCTTGGTATGGTAAGGGTGCATCAACATTACGGGTGTCTTCTGTACCAATACCAAAGTTTACAAGACA
- the LOC144469738 gene encoding monocarboxylate transporter 9 isoform X1: protein MAEWDQTKFDDEKLARSNETIDLEGIGDDHHDTESRNQLNNGRIGRRKRDQESLIEKRRPSSTVSQESPPETKHRRASDAASTVRNFISKDDFPKREFWTSDSDQMIILFKEQCPQSPSNQGFANDAAIEKLEDAEGQKCLEKTYNGYDDPGARIREEARQELRKLSQFSVKGKRQPPVIVQRANVSGSQRRKNVATVQGSISPTRILSSKDCLSPEKSTDKSTEKLANGDSRRYEKQQHRVQFNKNSKKRSSRDDDSQTSSSISTSADISNSDDDPSQGQLCECTPPDGGWGWVVVVAAFIVNLIGDGVTFSFGVIYVEFLNYFDEGKFKTAWIGSIFMAMPLLCGPVASFLTDRYGCRRVCIAGSILATTGFVITSYANSMAVLVFTFSILPGFGLSLCFVTAVVIVAYYFDKNRSLATGLSGCGSGIGTFICAPLTQYLLDEYGWRGTTLILAGLFLQLAVCGCLMRDPEWKTSRAKAKTTEERRRNREKKRSRMQSSSVDSFSANCSSNTLATVAKLRLQEEGDEEKLFSSLHSLPTFVKAGEKVPFEVFELLSTRKNVYKVLVQNYPNMLTSSRRFSDSGALRDQLGAAPARLTAASAPGPLSELETAENAKDEVSLNDDDDDDDDDRIIGSQTDAASRSWSKKTGSDSGRDTVLRRSSTIEHSRRMTDSFLKDIKIHRHSLTYRCTMLNMNRLRASSCPDIYRNSMTTVTKTKLVWCAGLWDLLLYMLDFSHFADSRFLLFAISNFLLHTWYDVPYVYLTDNAIEMGFNETDASNLISVIGITNTVGEVVLGWAGDRAWLNASIVYAVCMAFCGAVTALIPKVVRNYYLLCVISGAFGLFISANCSLTSIILVELITLERFANAYGLLLLVQGVANLVGPPLAGWLYDITGKYDLSFYLAGFCIALSGALLLAMPLISLYRKCVSGSKKEETDKDFASLNTVSIVRGSSRPMQGKGKL, encoded by the exons GAGCACGGTTTCGCAGGAGAGCCCGCCGGAGACGAAACACCGGAGAGCTAGTGACGCCGCGTCGACCGTTCGTAATTTCATATCGAAGGATGACTTCCCGAAGAGAGAGTTCTGGACGAGCGACTCGGATCAAATGATCATTCTGTTCAAGGAACAGTGTCCGCAGTCGCCGAGCAATCAGGGTTTCGCGAACGACGCAGCGATCGAAAAGTTGGAGGACGCGGAAGGCCAAAAGTGTCTGGAGAAAACGTACAACGGCTACGACGATCCCGGCGCCAGGATACGGGAAGAGGCCAGACAGGAGTTGAGGAAACTCTCGCAATTCTCGGTGAAAGGTAAAAGACAACCGCCGGTGATCGTGCAGAGGGCGAACGTGTCCGGTTCCCAGAGACGCAAGAACGTCGCGACAGTGCAGGGTTCGATCTCTCCTACGAGGATCTTGTCGAGCAAGGATTGCCTGTCGCCCGAGAAGAGCACCGACAAGAGCACCGAGAAGCTCGCGAATGGTGATTCGCGCAGGTATGAGAAGCAACAGCATCGCGTGCAGTTCAACAAGAACTCGAAGAAGCGATcctcgcgcgacgacgactcCCAAACCTCCTCTTCGATATCCACGTCGGCGGACATCAGTAATTCCGACGACGACCCGAGCCAGGGCCAGCTGTGCGAGTGCACGCCGCCCGACGGAGGCTGGGGCTGGGTGGTCGTCGTGGCGGCTTTTATAGTCAACCTGATAGGGGACGGGGTCACGTTCTCTTTCGGAGTGATTTACGTCGAGTTCTTAAACTACTTCGACGAGGGCAAATTCAAGACCGCCTGGATCGGCAGCATATTCATGGCGATGCCGTTGCTGTGCGGCCCAGTGGCTAGCTTTTTGACAGACAGGTACGGCTGCCGACGGGTCTGCATCGCGGGCAGCATTCTGGCGACGACCGGCTTCGTGATCACGTCTTACGCGAACTCGATGGCGGTACTGGTCTTCACTTTCAGCATCCTGCCCGGCTTCGGGCTGTCCCTTTGCTTCGTGACGGCCGTGGTGATCGTCGCTTACTACTTCGACAAGAACAGGTCGTTGGCGACCGGTCTGTCCGGATGCGGCAGCGGCATCGGGACGTTCATATGCGCCCCGTTGACGCAGTATCTGCTCGACGAGTACGGCTGGCGGGGAACCACGCTGATCCTGGCTGGCCTGTTCCTGCAACTGGCCGTGTGCGGCTGCTTGATGAGGGATCCGGAATGGAAAACGTCCAGAGCGAAAGCCAAGACGACCGAGGAGAGAAGGAGGAACcgggagaagaagagaagtaGGATGCAAAGCTCCAGCGTCGACTCGTTTTCCGCAAACTGTTCCTCGAACACGCTGGCCACTGTGGCGAAGCTGCGGCTACAGGAGGAGGGGGACGAGGAGAAGCTGTTCTCCAGCCTGCACAGCCTGCCGACGTTCGTCAAGGCTGGCGAGAAGGTGCCCTTCGAGGTGTTCGAGCTCCTGAGCACTAGGAAGAACGTTTACAAAGTGCTGGTTCAAAATTATCCGAACATGCTGACGTCCTCGCGGCGTTTCAGCGACTCCGGAGCGCTCCGCGATCAGCTCGGCGCAGCGCCGGCGAGGCTAACGGCCGCGTCGGCGCCCGGTCCGCTGTCGGAGCTCGAAACCGCCGAAAACGCGAAGGACGAGGTATCGttgaacgacgacgacgacgacgacgacgacgatcggaTAATCGGGTCGCAGACcgacgccgcgtcgcgttccTGGTCGAAGAAGACCGGTTCGGACAGTGGTCGGGACACCGTCCTGAGGAGATCCAGCACCATCGAACACTCGAGGAGAATGACCGACAGCTTTTTGAAGGACATCAAAATCCATAGGCACAGCCTGACTTACAGGTGCACCATGTTGAACATGAATCGGCTGAGAGCGTCCAGTTGCCCGGACATCTATAGGAACTCGATGACCACTGTCACGAAGACGAAGCTCGTGTGGTGCGCCGGTTTGTGGGACCTTCTCCTCTACATGCTCGACTTCTCGCATTTTGCAGACTCGCGTTTCCTGCTGTTCGCCATCAGTAATTTCTTACTCCATACTTGGTACGACGTACCTTACGTCTACCTGACGGATAACGCGATCGAGATGGGATTCAACGAAACCGATGCCTCCAACCTAATATCGGTTATTGGAATTACCAATACGGTCGGCGAG GTTGTCCTTGGTTGGGCAGGCGACAGGGCATGGCTAAACGCGTCCATTGTATATGCGGTATGCATGGCATTCTGTGGTGCAGTTACGGCTTTGATACCCAAGGTGGTTAGAAATTACTACTTATTGTGCGTAATTTCTGGTGCTTTCGGACTATTCATCTCGGCGAACTGCAGTCTCACCAGCATCATCCTCGTCGAATTGATTACTCTGGAGAGGTTCGCGAACGCTTATGGCCTGCTGCTTTTGGTTCAGGGTGTTGCTAATCTCGTAGGTCCTCCGCTGGCTG GATGGCTGTACGATATCACAGGGAAATACGATTTATCTTTTTACTTGGCTGGTTTCTGTATCGCACTGAGCGGAGCACTGTTGCTGGCGATGCCTTTGATTAGCCTATATCGTAAATGTGTTTCTGGatcgaagaaagaagaaaccgACAAAGATTTTGCAAGCTTGAACACTGTTTCAATTGTTCGAGGCTCGTCGAGACCGATGCAGGGCAAAGGGAAACTGTAG